In the genome of Nonomuraea sp. NBC_00507, the window AACCCGGCTCTGCTCCTGATCGCCGACTCCCGCCTGCCGGCCGGCGGCCACGCCCACTCGGGCGGGGCCGAACGCGCCATCGCGGCGGGGGCGGTGCACGACGTGCCGTCGCTGGACCGCTTCCTTCGGGGGCGGCTGCACACCTCCGGCACGCTCGCCGCCGCCCTGGCAGCCGCCGCCGCCCTCCAGGCGTCCTGTACGGCCACCCGGGACGTCACCCGCCTCAGCGCGGGCACTGCCCACGCGACCACCGGCATCGCGACTGACGGCGTCCACGCGCCTCTTGACCAGCCACCCGCGCCCGGCGGGGACACGTTCGCGACTCCAGCCCGACACGGTGACGCGGCCGGACGCGGCAGCCAGGCAGCCGGACACGGCGGGGATGATGGCGGCGACGTGTCACCCTGGGTGCGGCTCGATGACGAGGTGGACGCGCGGACCGCCTCACCTGCGCAGCGGGACGCCTCCAGGACGCAGGGCAGGCTGCTGCTCAGGGTCGCCCGGCGGGTGTGGCCGTCGGACGTCCTCGACGAGCTGGCGCGGACCGTACCCCATCCTCATCACCCGATCGCGCTCGGCGTGGCCGCGCACGCGGCGGGAGCCACGCCCGAGGAGGCGGCCATGGCGGCGGCGTACCACGCGATCAGCGGCCCCGCCACGGCGGCGGTCCGGCTGCTGGGTCTGGACCCGGTCGCCGTGCACGCGCTGCTGGCCGCCTTCGCCCCCGACCTCACCGCCGTGGCCGCCCAAGCCCACCTCGCCGCCACGAACGCGCACCCGGCCCCCCACCTCGCCCCCCTCTGGGAGGCGTTGCCCGCGTATTCAGCACCAGCACTGGATCTCCTGGCCGAGCAGCACACGCAGGCCGAGATCAGGCTGTTCGTCTCCTAAGGAAGGGACCCGTACATGGGAGCCAATCACGACGACCATCACCACGCACCCGACGGCCGCGGCCGGGCGCTGCGGCTCGGCGTGGGCGGCCCGGTGGGCAGCGGCAAGACGGCCCTGGTGGCCGCGCTCTGCCGGACGCTGGGCCCATCGCTGTCCCTGGGCGTGGTGACCAACGACATCTACACCACCGAGGACGCCGACTTCCTGCGCCGGGCCGGCGTGCTCGACGCCGAGCGCATCCTGGCCGTCGAGACCGGCTGTTGCCCGCACACCGCCATCCGCGACGACATCGCCGCGAACCTCGACGCCGTCGAGACCCTGGAGCACCGATTCGGCCCGCTGGACCTGGTCATCGTGGAGAGCGGCGGCGACAACCTGACGGCGACGTTCAGCCGGGGGCTGGCGGACGAGCAGATCTTCGTCCTGGACGTCTCGGGCGGTGACAAGGTGCCCCGCAAGGGCGGTCCCGGGGTCACGACGGCGGACCTGCTGGTGATCAACAAGACCGACCTGGCCCCGATGGTGGGCGCCGATCTGGGCGTGATGGCCCGCGACGCGGCCAAGGTACGCGGGGAGCGGCCGGTGCTGTTCACCTCGATCAGGCAGGACCCCACTGCCGCCGCCGTCGCCGACTGGGTCTCCGAACGGGTGACGACCTGGTCCCACGTCCACGCGGCCCCCGTCTCGTAATGCCTTCCCAGCCCACCGGCACCACCGAGGCCGCCGACACCCCGGAGCACGCCGCACCGCCCCTGCCCGGCCCGACCGGGTCCGTCGCTGACGAGCGCCCCGGGCCCGTCCAGCACACGGAAACGCCTCAGAGCACGACGCCTGCGGGACATGGCGGGCAGCACGGGCACGTAGGGCCTGCTGGGCCCGGCGGGCACGTAGGGCCTGCTGGGCCGGGTGGACGGGTGCGCGCCGATGGGGCGGCTCGGGCAGGGCGTGGGCGGCGACGGGCGATGCGGGCCAGTGCCGCCGTCGCGACCGCGCCTGCGGCGGACGGACGAACAATGATCAGCCGGATGGCCTCGGATCCGCCGCTGACGCTGCGCCAGACCGGCCCGTACACCGTCCACCTCGTCTCGACGGCGGCCGGGCCGCTCGGCGGCGACCGGCTGGCGCTGGACGTGGACGTCGCCCCCCGTACCACTCTGGAGCTGGGCTCGGTGGCGAGCACGCTGGTCCTGCCCGGCGAGGGCGAGTCCGAGATGCTGATCACCGCACGGGTGGGCGCGGGCGCGACCCTCCGCTTCACCCCCGAGCCGACAGTGCTCGCCGCGGGCTGCGAGCACCGTCTGATCGTACGGCTGGCGCTGGAGCCGGACGCGAGCGTCCTGTGGCGCGAGGAGATCGTCTTCGGCCGGTACGGCGAGGAGCCCGGCCGCTGCCACGCCCGTTTCGACGCCACCTGCGGCGACCGCCCCCTGCTCCGGCAGGAGTTCACGGTCGGCGACCCGGCGCTCGACACCTCGCCGGCCGTCTTCGGCGGGGCCCGCTGCGTCGGCACCACGTTCCTCACGACGACGGCGAAGGAACCACTCGTGGCCGACGGGGTCGTGGTCCTGCCCTTGGCGGCGTCAGGGACGCTGGTGTCGGCTCTGGCCGGAGATGCGGTGGAGCTGCGTTCGCGCCTGGAATGGGGGGAAAACGCGGCTTGCGTCGATGGTGATGACTCCGTTGCGTACGATGGCCGGACGGGCGGCCCCGGCATACAGTGATCGTGTGGCCGAAGACCTCAAGCCCGCGCCGCCCGGCACCCGTCGCGGCCATGCGCTGGCCGTGGCCGTCGCCGGAGCGCTCCTGGTGTTCTGCGCCGTCCTGCCGTGGGCGGGCCTGGAGGCGAAGATCGGCCTGATCGGCGGCGGGGTGACCGCCGACGTGCGCGGCATCGACGACGCGTTCGGCATCTACGCGCTGGTGGCGGGGCTGGTGGCGCTGGCGTGCGGCCTGGCCGGGCTACTCGCCCATCCGAGGCTCGCCGCCCTGGCGCTCGTCCCTGGTGCGGTGGCCGTGCTGGCGGTGGTGATGTTCGTGACCGAGGGGAGCGGCGTGCAGGACCGGATCTCCATCGACCTGGGCCTGCTGTCGGTCGCACCGGTGATCAGGTTCGGCTGGTTCGCGGCGCTGGCGTGCTCACTCGGGGTCGTGGTGCTCTCGGTCCTGGCGTTGTTCCGCCGCAC includes:
- a CDS encoding urease accessory protein UreF is translated as MNPALLLIADSRLPAGGHAHSGGAERAIAAGAVHDVPSLDRFLRGRLHTSGTLAAALAAAAALQASCTATRDVTRLSAGTAHATTGIATDGVHAPLDQPPAPGGDTFATPARHGDAAGRGSQAAGHGGDDGGDVSPWVRLDDEVDARTASPAQRDASRTQGRLLLRVARRVWPSDVLDELARTVPHPHHPIALGVAAHAAGATPEEAAMAAAYHAISGPATAAVRLLGLDPVAVHALLAAFAPDLTAVAAQAHLAATNAHPAPHLAPLWEALPAYSAPALDLLAEQHTQAEIRLFVS
- the ureG gene encoding urease accessory protein UreG; translated protein: MGANHDDHHHAPDGRGRALRLGVGGPVGSGKTALVAALCRTLGPSLSLGVVTNDIYTTEDADFLRRAGVLDAERILAVETGCCPHTAIRDDIAANLDAVETLEHRFGPLDLVIVESGGDNLTATFSRGLADEQIFVLDVSGGDKVPRKGGPGVTTADLLVINKTDLAPMVGADLGVMARDAAKVRGERPVLFTSIRQDPTAAAVADWVSERVTTWSHVHAAPVS
- a CDS encoding urease accessory protein UreD, which encodes MASDPPLTLRQTGPYTVHLVSTAAGPLGGDRLALDVDVAPRTTLELGSVASTLVLPGEGESEMLITARVGAGATLRFTPEPTVLAAGCEHRLIVRLALEPDASVLWREEIVFGRYGEEPGRCHARFDATCGDRPLLRQEFTVGDPALDTSPAVFGGARCVGTTFLTTTAKEPLVADGVVVLPLAASGTLVSALAGDAVELRSRLEWGENAACVDGDDSVAYDGRTGGPGIQ